The genomic region GCAGGGAAGACATTCATGTTGCGCTGATTAGTCCATGCAAGATAAAAGGCGTAGGTTTGCGCTTCTTGTAAAAGACTGTTCCGCACTTCGTCGTTGATGAATTGCTCCGCCGTAGCGTTTGCACGGAACAGTTCAATATTGCGGATAATGATTTTACCGAAGCAGAGCTTGATAAGTGCATTCAACTGCGCAAACCGTTTTTCGTATAACGAAGCGTCCTGTGTATCGCCGCTTTGCCAATAAGGAACCCAACTTGTCATAAAGCTGCGGAACCATGCAAGCCCGCCGTTGGTGGTTAAAATTTCGCGGCTTATCGTATCGTTTGCACGAAAGAGTGCGCTCATCTCATATTCAGCTTCCTGTAAGAAATCTGCAGCTGCCGCCGTGTCGTTATTGCCTTTTAAAAGCGAAAGCCGGTTGACAAGCGATTCGGTTTGCTTTACTGCATCGTTTAAGTTGAGTGCTTTTCGCTGTGATTCAACTGCTTCCATTATACGCAGTTCTTCGGAGCCGATATATATATCTTTGATTAACCGGCGTTCTGATATGGGAAGACTTGCTAAATCCCAATTTGCATAGAGGCTATCTTCTTCTACCGGTAAAAATTCGGTATCGCCGCGATGTTTAACGTATAAAACTCCGTCGACCAGCATCAGCTTTTCGCCGGGAAGTCCGGTAACCCGCTTTACCAGCGGATCCGCTTTCGGTTTGCCGTTGTCATCGGTGTTAAGGTTTACTCGTGCAAGGGTGAGCATATACACCAACTGCGACATAAACGTTTTAAGCCGTGCCTTGGGCGTGTCGGGATAATTCGGGTTGTTCAGGATAACGATATCGCCGCGCTGATATTTTTTCCATTGCGGAAGTCTAAAAGACGAAAGCGGAAAAAAAGGCCCCGAAGGAGTTTTAACGCCGATAACCGTATCACCGATCATAAACTCCGGCACCATAGATTCCGATGGAATGCGGTATACCTGAAAAATAAAGATGTTGACTAATAGCACAAAAAAGATCGCGTAAAAAGCGGCATCCACCCATTCGAGCAGTTCAATTAAAACTTGTTTTATTATTTCTTTAATCGTTTTTTTATTACGCAGCTCGGTTAAAATTATTTTTATGCGCTCTCTCAATTTTTTCCCTTTGCGCGAAAAGATTTTTTTCTTTTGAATAGGTTTGATATCCGGAAAATATTTTTGTAAGTTCTTGTTTCTGAGATAATGGACAGTACGCGATTTTAAAATAAAAATACCGAACCACAGCAGCGCAAGAATGGCATCCATTGTATAAGGTGAATGCTCTACAAGTGCACGGGAGCATATAAAGCAAGCTATCATAACAAACGGCCAGTAGTCAAAGAGCTTTCTCGTAAAAACGAGTGAGATATAGGTTCTCTTCCGGTTTAACTTTAATTGCGCGTAAGTGAGCGCGGAAGAGAAAATAACACCGGCAACACTTCCTACAAAGGCTAAACCATGCATATTATTGACAATTAATAGGAGAGAAAAAACGAAAGACAGCCCCGAACAAACACGGAAAAATAGTGCCATGAATTACCTCGTAAATAGTTGTTTATTGTAGCTGTTATCATTTAGAATGTCAATTTTTCGGTGTATATCGTGTAACAATATTTTAATTTCAATATTATAAAGCAATTAAACGCTTGAACAGTCAATAGTAAAATGATAGTATCTGCTCTTAATTAGAGAAAGCTGATATACGGGGATTCAATAATATCGGCTTTTCTTTATAGGCCGTTTTAACGGCTACACATCCTACAAGTGAAGTACTCCATATAGTAGCGGATTCTTGTATCAACTATTCACTGCTAACATGGACGATCCTCCACGACATTCAATGTAATGCGGTAGTTTGATGTAATCTTGATATTAAAAGGAGATACTTGACAAAATGAATGAAAAAAGTATAATACCCGATACGTACGTGCGGAAATCATCATTACAAGACGGGAGGTATCTTATGAATACCGGAAAACGAATTTTCCCGCTTAGATATAAGCTCGTTTTATTTTTCGGGTTATTGATTTTAGCGGCGGTCATTACGCTGGGAACTTTGGCAATAAGAACAGCCCGTAAAGCCGTTATGGAAAAAATTGAAGTCCATCTTACCGACAAGGCAACAGACGTTGCAGAAATTGTCGACGGAAGAGCCTCTTCCTTTGTACAATTTGTAGAAGGACTTGCCCGTATGCCGTTTTTACGTGATAACAGTCTTTCATTGCAGGAAAAGGCGCGAATGATAACAATAGAAGCGGAACGGAATACAAATATAGATTACTTCGGCGTATGCGATCTCGAAGGTAATCGGTATGACGCGCATAGATCCCTCACGCTTGTAAGTGACAGGGAATGGTTTCAGTCCGCTGCTAAGGGAAAAAACTATATTACGGAACCATTCCTTTCGCAAATAACGAATACTATGCAAATACTCTTTGCTGTTCCGATCTATGACGACATGGATACCATCATCGGTGTTCTTAGTGCGGCGGCACCGGCAAAATTGCTTTCCCAAGAAATAGATAATATTGTAGTCGGCAAAAATGGATATTGTTATATTGAAGATTCGTCGGGTACAGTTATTGCACATAGAGATTTCACGTTAGTGCAGAACCGTGCTAATTCACAAGAAAAAGCGAAAACAGACGCAGCACTTACGTCTCTAGCGGCATTTGAAAAACAAGCTTTGGCATCCCAAGTATCTTCTGTAGGATACTATGAGTATAACGGCATCAATAATATAGCATCTTATGCTACCATACCGTCAACCGGCTGGACTGTTATTATAAAAGCTCCGGTGGATGAATTTATGGGAACCGTGAACGCGCTTCGCAAAGGCATTATGCTTACCGGTATTATTATTTTAGTATTATCGCTTGTCATTGTGTATATTATCGCCTATAAAATGATGCAGCCTGTTCAGGCGGTTGTCGCTGCATTGGGAGATATTGCTCACGGCGAAGGGGATTTAACGGTTCGCTTGCCGGTTTTTGGG from Treponema vincentii harbors:
- the lepB gene encoding signal peptidase I; the encoded protein is MALFFRVCSGLSFVFSLLLIVNNMHGLAFVGSVAGVIFSSALTYAQLKLNRKRTYISLVFTRKLFDYWPFVMIACFICSRALVEHSPYTMDAILALLWFGIFILKSRTVHYLRNKNLQKYFPDIKPIQKKKIFSRKGKKLRERIKIILTELRNKKTIKEIIKQVLIELLEWVDAAFYAIFFVLLVNIFIFQVYRIPSESMVPEFMIGDTVIGVKTPSGPFFPLSSFRLPQWKKYQRGDIVILNNPNYPDTPKARLKTFMSQLVYMLTLARVNLNTDDNGKPKADPLVKRVTGLPGEKLMLVDGVLYVKHRGDTEFLPVEEDSLYANWDLASLPISERRLIKDIYIGSEELRIMEAVESQRKALNLNDAVKQTESLVNRLSLLKGNNDTAAAADFLQEAEYEMSALFRANDTISREILTTNGGLAWFRSFMTSWVPYWQSGDTQDASLYEKRFAQLNALIKLCFGKIIIRNIELFRANATAEQFINDEVRNSLLQEAQTYAFYLAWTNQRNMNVFPAGQDEYIPENAYFMMGDNRFNSTDMRHSTVFKLTSVDKNDVQSIRFLSNIEPKYVPAEKILGTTILRVFPFSRFGAL